The DNA region GATTTAGCGGCGATCACCCGTCAAGCGGATATTCTTGTCGTTGGCGTTGGGGCTGCTCATATGATCGGAGCCGAGCATGTGAAACCTGGGGCGATTGTGATCGACGTTGGCGTGAACCGAATTGAAACAGGCAAGTTGGTTGGAGACGTTCGTTTTGATGAAGTGAAAGAGATTGCGAGCCACATCACACCTGTTCCAGGCGGCGTTGGACCGATGACGATTACGATGCTGTTGAAAAACACAGTGGAAGCTTGCAAAAATCAAGCCGTGACACAAGAGGCGTAGGAAGTTTTGGACAAGCGCATCTTTTCCGTCGGCGACATTAACCGCTATTTAAAACACACATTAGAAACGGATGACCAATTGCAAAATGTATGGGTAAGGGCGGAAATCTCCAATTTTACGCATCACAGCCGCGGTCACATGTATTTTACGTTGAAAGATGAGGACGGCGTTTTAAAAGCGGTGATGTTTGCCGGTTCAAATCGGTACCTCAAGTTTATTCCGAAGAACGGAACGAAAGTGTTGGCGCGAGGCAATATTACGGTTTATGAACAGGGCGGTCAATATCAACTGATTGCCAGAGAAATGCAACCGGACGGGATTGGTAGCTTGTATTTAGCGTTTGAGCAATTGAAGAAAAAGCTGGAAGAGGAAGGGTTGTTTAAGCAAGACATCAAAAAACAGCTCCCCGTCTATCCAAAAGCGATCGGGGTCATTACGAGCCCGACGGGGGCGGCGATTCGCGACATCATTACGACGTTGCGCAGAAGGTATCCGCTCGTTCGAATTATTTTGCTGCCTGTGCTTGTGCAAGGCGATCAGGCGCCACAGTCGATCAGCGACGCCATTGAATTGATGAATCGTTCCGAATTCATCGATGTGTTGATCGTTGGCCGCGGCGGAGGTTCAATAGAGGAATTGTGGGCGTTTAATACGGAGCTTGTCGCCCGCAGTATTTTTGAATCAGACATTCCCGTCATTTCGGCGGTCGGTCACGAGACAGATTATACGATCGCCGATTTCGCGGCGGATATGCGGGCGGCCACACCGACTGCGGCCGCGGAATTAGCGGTGCCTCATATTGCTGAATTAAGGCAAAAGCTAAATTGGTTGGAAGAGAAGCTGCAAAAACAGTTTCTAGGCCAGGTTGTTCAACTTCAAGAAAGATGGGACCGAGCGCATCGAACGTTGTTGGCCCGACACCCGCGTAAACAAGTTGAAACCGCGAATCAGACGTTAGATCGAACGATCAGTCGACTGCAAATGACGATGCAGCGGTTTGTAAGTGATCATCAGATGCGGCGAC from Ammoniphilus oxalaticus includes:
- the xseA gene encoding exodeoxyribonuclease VII large subunit, producing the protein MDKRIFSVGDINRYLKHTLETDDQLQNVWVRAEISNFTHHSRGHMYFTLKDEDGVLKAVMFAGSNRYLKFIPKNGTKVLARGNITVYEQGGQYQLIAREMQPDGIGSLYLAFEQLKKKLEEEGLFKQDIKKQLPVYPKAIGVITSPTGAAIRDIITTLRRRYPLVRIILLPVLVQGDQAPQSISDAIELMNRSEFIDVLIVGRGGGSIEELWAFNTELVARSIFESDIPVISAVGHETDYTIADFAADMRAATPTAAAELAVPHIAELRQKLNWLEEKLQKQFLGQVVQLQERWDRAHRTLLARHPRKQVETANQTLDRTISRLQMTMQRFVSDHQMRRQNLTQRLAFQNPRKQLQSYRERLERTQSTLTKIGKTTTEPARNRWLYAMTKLDGLSPLKIMGRGYSLVYKDKQLVKSIDQLDPGDGLKVELMDGAIDCSVWAIEERENDGKK